A region of Streptomyces halobius DNA encodes the following proteins:
- a CDS encoding NAD-dependent epimerase/dehydratase family protein, translating to MSLYVVTGFGPAGAATARLLVEMGHSVRVITKSGRSPEPGIEHIASDATDSERLTEAAQGAAAIFSCAAPPYHRWASDWPPLASSLCAAAEATGSVLVMLGNLYGYGPVDGPMTEELPLAATGPKGRVRATVWEQARKLHEQGRIKAVEVRASDFFGPGVTDGGHLAARVMPRLLRGKPISTLGDPDAPHSWTYLPDVARALVEVAGEERAWGRAWHVPTEPALSTREMVARLAAQSGTGPVAVRRLSPAVLGVVAVFSPLIRELKEIRYQFDRPFVVDASAYEAAFAVRATPVDEQIKATVDWWRERPATTR from the coding sequence GTGAGCCTTTATGTCGTGACAGGATTCGGGCCCGCCGGGGCTGCCACCGCTCGGCTGCTGGTCGAAATGGGCCATTCAGTACGGGTCATCACCAAGTCGGGCCGAAGTCCGGAGCCCGGCATCGAGCACATCGCGTCAGACGCGACGGACAGCGAGCGCCTGACCGAGGCCGCACAGGGCGCGGCCGCGATCTTCAGCTGTGCCGCACCGCCCTACCATCGCTGGGCGAGTGACTGGCCGCCGCTGGCCTCGTCGCTCTGCGCGGCGGCCGAGGCGACCGGGTCCGTCCTGGTCATGCTCGGCAACCTCTACGGCTACGGTCCGGTGGACGGGCCCATGACCGAGGAGCTGCCGCTCGCGGCGACCGGTCCCAAGGGGAGAGTGCGCGCCACCGTCTGGGAGCAGGCGCGGAAACTGCATGAGCAGGGCCGTATCAAGGCGGTCGAGGTACGGGCCTCGGACTTCTTCGGGCCCGGCGTGACCGACGGCGGGCACCTGGCCGCACGAGTCATGCCGCGACTGCTGCGCGGCAAACCGATCTCCACGCTCGGGGATCCGGACGCCCCGCACAGCTGGACGTATCTCCCCGATGTGGCCAGGGCCCTGGTCGAGGTCGCGGGCGAGGAACGGGCCTGGGGACGGGCCTGGCACGTCCCGACGGAGCCCGCGCTGTCCACCCGGGAGATGGTGGCCCGCCTTGCCGCTCAGTCGGGAACGGGGCCGGTCGCGGTGCGCAGGCTGTCGCCGGCCGTGCTGGGCGTCGTGGCGGTCTTCTCCCCGCTGATCCGCGAACTGAAGGAGATCCGCTATCAGTTCGACCGTCCGTTCGTCGTTGATGCGAGCGCTTACGAAGCCGCCTTCGCGGTTCGGGCCACCCCCGTCGACGAGCAGATCAAGGCGACGGTGGACTGGTGGCGTGAGCGACCGGCCACCACCAGGTGA
- a CDS encoding GNAT family N-acetyltransferase encodes MHVTLREVRDGDLPVFYAHANDPEGMRMAAFTAEDPSDRARFEAHWARIRQDPSVVVRTIAGEGGEIVGHAAVFGPTEEREVTYWIGREHGGRGAATAALRELLGVVPERPLRARAAADNGGSIRVLEKCGFVVTGIERGFANARGEEIDEVVLTLMH; translated from the coding sequence ATGCACGTAACGCTGCGAGAAGTGAGAGACGGCGATCTGCCCGTCTTCTACGCCCACGCGAACGATCCCGAGGGGATGCGGATGGCGGCGTTCACCGCCGAGGACCCGTCGGACCGCGCCCGTTTCGAGGCCCACTGGGCGCGCATCCGTCAAGATCCGTCAGTCGTCGTGCGCACCATCGCCGGTGAGGGCGGGGAGATCGTCGGGCACGCTGCCGTGTTCGGTCCGACCGAGGAGCGCGAGGTCACGTACTGGATCGGGCGGGAGCACGGGGGCCGCGGAGCGGCCACCGCCGCACTGCGAGAGCTGCTCGGCGTCGTGCCGGAGCGTCCGCTGCGCGCCCGCGCGGCTGCGGACAACGGCGGCTCCATCCGGGTGCTGGAGAAGTGCGGATTCGTCGTGACCGGCATCGAGCGGGGTTTTGCGAACGCGCGGGGAGAGGAGATCGACGAGGTGGTTCTCACCTTGATGCACTGA
- the recX gene encoding recombination regulator RecX: protein MTRRTDWPGSEHETSNAAGDAENRSGRRGRKNGGGPASSRAGTGPPRTPEEQARAICLRLLTGSPRTRKQLGDALCERGIPEEAAEEVLSRFEDVGLIDDAAFAEAWVESRHHGRGLARRALARELRTKGVDSGLIEEAVGRLDSDQEESTARELVARKLRATRGLDRDKRLRRLAGMLARKGYPEGLALRVVRQALEEEGEDPEVLERHLPDA from the coding sequence ATGACACGGCGAACGGACTGGCCCGGCAGCGAGCACGAGACGAGTAACGCTGCCGGGGACGCCGAGAACCGTAGCGGCCGCCGGGGCCGTAAGAACGGCGGTGGTCCTGCCTCGTCGAGGGCCGGGACGGGACCGCCGCGTACGCCCGAGGAGCAGGCGCGGGCCATCTGCCTGCGCCTGCTCACCGGGAGTCCGCGGACACGCAAGCAACTCGGGGACGCCCTGTGCGAGCGGGGTATCCCCGAGGAGGCCGCGGAGGAGGTGCTGTCGCGTTTCGAGGACGTCGGACTGATCGATGACGCGGCCTTCGCCGAAGCCTGGGTGGAGTCCCGCCACCACGGCCGGGGCCTGGCGCGTCGGGCCCTCGCCCGTGAACTGCGTACCAAGGGCGTGGACTCCGGCCTGATCGAGGAGGCCGTCGGCCGCCTCGACTCCGACCAGGAGGAGTCCACCGCCCGCGAACTGGTCGCCCGCAAACTGCGCGCGACCAGGGGCCTGGACCGCGACAAACGCCTCCGTCGCCTGGCCGGGATGCTGGCCCGCAAGGGCTACCCGGAGGGCCTTGCCCTACGGGTGGTCAGACAGGCCCTGGAGGAGGAAGGGGAGGACCCAGAAGTGTTGGAGCGGCATCTGCCGGATGCGTGA
- a CDS encoding AI-2E family transporter → MPRWLPRAMVLALALVACFQLASWGFHQLITLLLNILIAFFLALAVEPAVDWMAARGVRRGLATGAVFLGILVVTAGFFALLGSMVAGQIATMVEEFPQYLDSVISWMNDTFHTHLSRVEVQNNLLRSDWLQKYVQDSANNVLAVSATVLGSLFNLLTVALFSFYFAADGPRLRRALCSVLPPRRQAEVLRAWEIAVAKTGGYLYSRGLMALISGIAHYILLEILGVPYAPALGIWVGLVSQFIPTIGTYMAGALPILIAFTVNPWYALWVFGFVVVYQQFENYLLQPRITARTVDIHPAVAFGSVVAGTALMGAVGALIAIPATATLQAFLGAYVKRYEVTDDPRVHGRLRGRRGGARVLAQVRRTLHNGQPSSPLADQRTETGGAGEAAQDGDQGRQDDDRGRTQGSGRGPGQGDDESGR, encoded by the coding sequence ATGCCGCGCTGGCTGCCGCGCGCCATGGTGCTCGCGCTCGCCCTGGTGGCCTGCTTCCAGCTCGCCAGCTGGGGCTTCCACCAGCTGATCACGCTCCTGCTCAACATCCTCATCGCGTTCTTCCTGGCGCTGGCCGTCGAACCGGCCGTCGACTGGATGGCGGCCCGGGGCGTCCGGCGCGGGCTGGCCACCGGCGCGGTGTTCCTCGGGATCCTCGTCGTGACGGCCGGATTCTTCGCACTCCTCGGGTCCATGGTCGCCGGCCAGATCGCCACGATGGTCGAGGAGTTCCCGCAGTACCTGGACTCCGTCATCAGCTGGATGAACGACACCTTCCACACCCACCTCTCCCGGGTCGAGGTGCAGAACAACCTCCTCAGGTCCGACTGGCTGCAGAAGTACGTCCAGGACAGCGCCAACAACGTCCTCGCCGTCTCCGCCACGGTGCTGGGCAGCCTGTTCAACCTCCTGACGGTGGCGCTGTTCTCGTTCTACTTCGCCGCCGACGGCCCCCGGCTGCGCCGCGCGCTGTGCTCCGTCCTCCCGCCCCGACGGCAGGCGGAGGTGCTGCGTGCCTGGGAGATCGCGGTCGCCAAAACCGGCGGATATCTCTACTCCCGGGGTCTGATGGCGCTGATCTCCGGAATCGCGCACTACATCCTGCTGGAGATCCTCGGCGTCCCGTACGCCCCGGCCCTGGGCATCTGGGTGGGCCTGGTCTCGCAGTTCATACCGACCATCGGCACATATATGGCGGGCGCGCTGCCCATACTGATCGCGTTCACCGTCAACCCCTGGTACGCGCTGTGGGTGTTCGGCTTCGTCGTGGTCTACCAGCAGTTCGAGAACTACCTCCTGCAGCCGCGGATCACCGCCAGGACGGTGGACATCCACCCGGCCGTCGCCTTCGGCTCGGTCGTCGCGGGCACCGCCCTGATGGGCGCGGTCGGCGCGCTGATCGCGATCCCGGCGACGGCGACGCTGCAGGCGTTCCTCGGCGCGTACGTCAAGCGTTACGAGGTCACCGACGACCCACGGGTCCACGGCAGGCTCCGCGGCCGCCGGGGCGGCGCCAGGGTCCTCGCCCAGGTCCGGCGCACCCTGCACAACGGACAGCCGTCGTCTCCGTTGGCCGACCAGCGGACGGAGACGGGTGGCGCGGGGGAGGCGGCCCAGGACGGTGATCAGGGGCGGCAGGACGACGATCGGGGGCGCACGCAGGGGTCCGGCCGCGGGCCCGGTCAGGGGGACGACGAGAGCGGCCGCTGA
- a CDS encoding FAD-dependent monooxygenase, with amino-acid sequence MDPVIIVGAGPVGLSLSLALARLGVPSVVLDESGGQEDTRPARTAVLRQDTAAFVARLGCADTLETAGTRWTAWRTVRRRRLLERVEFAPHTPAASASPVHLPQHALTRALRAALADEELAEIVTGSRLTELEQDEHGVGAHTRGPNETWWRGSYLVGCDGPRSTVRKLLDIRFPGRTAVERHAVAALRTELPWPGEALLHRSPPRHGGPGGEVSARPLTGGVWRLDWLLPPGRDLVTPDALVARIRDSLAGWTTEAAEPGNESGAAFGRGHGGQVPPYELLDTGVHTVHHRLARSWRQGRAFLAGDAAHLLGALGTQGLDEGLRDAENLAWKLGLAWHQGASEVLLDSYQAERRGAVAARLRAADQALPLLRDGGATRWRTVLPGAARGHSTLLTDGHLGRGQLGAPPVYARSPLAPPAEQIVGAPVGTLPGAPVTDVAVTTADGSVVRLRDRLGRGLLVVLVAPGTGVWDRRHWQSAGLMPQLTSAVAALPMRSEVLVTEAYPGAAAHTVLLVRPDGHLVTALPGVRPAELYMCANAVRGGAEGARGASGALGATGASGALGPSSGGAAESSGGAGVSGTSGTSGASGASGVSGGGAGTDSAIDPVGSSMLHSEGD; translated from the coding sequence GTGGACCCGGTGATCATCGTGGGGGCCGGCCCGGTCGGCCTGTCCCTCTCGCTCGCGCTCGCCCGCCTCGGTGTGCCCTCCGTGGTCCTCGACGAGAGCGGCGGCCAGGAGGACACCCGGCCCGCCCGCACCGCCGTACTCCGGCAGGACACCGCGGCGTTCGTCGCCCGGCTCGGCTGTGCCGACACCCTGGAGACCGCCGGCACCCGCTGGACCGCCTGGCGCACCGTACGCCGCCGACGCCTGCTGGAGCGCGTCGAATTCGCCCCGCACACCCCCGCCGCCAGCGCGTCCCCCGTTCATCTCCCCCAGCACGCGCTGACCCGTGCCCTGCGCGCCGCGCTGGCCGACGAGGAGCTCGCCGAGATCGTCACCGGCAGCCGACTGACCGAACTGGAGCAGGACGAGCACGGCGTCGGCGCGCACACCCGTGGCCCCAACGAAACGTGGTGGCGCGGGAGTTACCTGGTCGGCTGCGACGGGCCGCGCTCGACCGTGCGCAAGCTGCTGGACATCCGCTTCCCGGGCCGTACGGCTGTCGAGCGGCATGCGGTCGCCGCGCTGCGCACCGAACTCCCCTGGCCCGGCGAGGCCCTGCTGCACCGCTCGCCGCCCCGGCACGGCGGACCCGGTGGCGAGGTCTCCGCCCGCCCGCTGACCGGTGGCGTCTGGCGGCTGGACTGGCTGCTGCCGCCGGGCCGCGATCTGGTCACGCCGGACGCCCTGGTCGCCCGGATCCGCGACTCCCTCGCCGGCTGGACGACGGAGGCGGCGGAGCCGGGGAACGAGAGCGGAGCGGCGTTCGGGCGCGGCCACGGCGGGCAGGTCCCGCCGTACGAACTGCTCGACACCGGCGTGCACACCGTCCACCACCGGCTGGCACGCTCCTGGCGGCAGGGCCGCGCGTTCCTCGCCGGGGACGCCGCGCATCTGCTGGGCGCCCTCGGCACCCAGGGGCTGGACGAGGGACTGCGGGACGCCGAGAACCTCGCCTGGAAGCTGGGCCTGGCCTGGCACCAGGGCGCCTCCGAGGTGCTGCTGGACAGCTACCAGGCGGAGCGCCGGGGCGCGGTCGCGGCCCGGCTGCGCGCCGCGGACCAGGCGCTGCCGCTGCTGCGCGACGGTGGTGCGACCCGCTGGCGGACCGTGCTGCCGGGCGCGGCGCGCGGGCACAGCACGCTGCTGACGGACGGGCATCTGGGCCGCGGCCAGCTGGGCGCACCGCCCGTGTACGCCCGCTCCCCGCTCGCGCCACCCGCCGAGCAGATCGTGGGGGCACCGGTGGGGACGCTTCCCGGAGCACCGGTCACCGACGTGGCGGTCACCACGGCCGACGGTTCCGTGGTCCGGCTGCGGGACCGGCTGGGCCGCGGGCTCCTGGTGGTGCTGGTGGCGCCCGGTACCGGCGTCTGGGACCGGCGGCACTGGCAGTCGGCGGGGCTGATGCCGCAGCTGACCAGCGCGGTCGCCGCGCTGCCGATGCGCTCCGAGGTCCTGGTCACGGAGGCTTATCCGGGCGCGGCAGCGCACACCGTGCTGCTGGTACGGCCGGACGGACACCTGGTCACGGCGCTGCCCGGCGTCCGTCCCGCCGAGCTGTACATGTGCGCGAACGCGGTGCGGGGCGGGGCGGAGGGGGCACGGGGGGCGTCGGGAGCGTTGGGGGCGACGGGAGCGTCGGGGGCCTTGGGGCCGTCGTCGGGGGGTGCGGCTGAATCGTCCGGTGGGGCGGGGGTGTCTGGAACATCCGGCACATCTGGGGCATCCGGCGCGTCTGGGGTGTCCGGGGGCGGTGCGGGTACCGATTCGGCGATTGACCCTGTGGGAAGCTCCATGCTTCACTCCGAGGGTGACTGA
- a CDS encoding cupin domain-containing protein yields MPDVRTPAQPHAADATDDDQTDDTTSNSATSNRATTSSAPTSSSTSRSTRRSNPAAGDAGGGATGRGAGRAESGPSASELLDFVRRAATDTTLIASLPLDPEGRTWIRLNGPGGSEAWLIGWPPGTGTGWHDHGGSRGAFAAAVGALAEQSLAAQLPTEGWRTLELADGVDRERTLSGGHGRAFGPHHVHQVLNTSRDTHAISVHAYYPPLPLMRRYSRTGPVLRLEEVERPEEWL; encoded by the coding sequence GTGCCCGACGTACGTACGCCTGCACAGCCGCATGCCGCGGACGCCACCGACGACGACCAGACCGACGACACCACGAGCAACAGCGCCACGAGCAATCGCGCTACGACCAGCAGCGCTCCGACCAGCAGCAGCACGTCCCGCAGCACCAGGAGAAGCAACCCCGCGGCCGGCGACGCCGGAGGAGGCGCCACCGGGCGCGGCGCCGGCCGCGCGGAGAGCGGCCCCAGCGCGTCCGAACTCCTCGACTTCGTGCGCCGCGCCGCCACGGACACCACACTCATCGCCTCTCTGCCGCTCGACCCGGAAGGCCGTACCTGGATCCGGCTCAACGGGCCGGGCGGCAGCGAGGCATGGCTGATCGGCTGGCCCCCCGGTACCGGCACCGGCTGGCACGACCACGGCGGCTCGCGCGGCGCCTTCGCGGCGGCCGTCGGCGCCCTGGCGGAACAGTCGCTCGCCGCCCAACTGCCCACCGAGGGCTGGCGAACGCTGGAACTCGCCGACGGCGTGGACCGGGAGCGCACACTGAGCGGCGGACACGGCAGGGCGTTCGGCCCACACCACGTCCACCAGGTGCTGAACACCTCCAGGGATACCCACGCGATATCCGTACACGCCTACTACCCGCCGCTGCCGCTGATGCGCCGCTACAGCCGCACCGGTCCGGTGCTGCGTCTCGAAGAGGTCGAACGCCCGGAGGAGTGGCTGTGA
- a CDS encoding DUF3046 domain-containing protein, with amino-acid sequence MRLTTFWQRMADHFGATYADSFARDHVMSGLGGRTVHEALDAGWSAKEVWRVVCSTMEVPEDKR; translated from the coding sequence ATGCGGTTGACGACCTTCTGGCAGCGGATGGCGGATCATTTCGGTGCGACGTACGCCGACTCCTTCGCGCGCGATCATGTGATGTCCGGCCTCGGTGGCCGGACCGTTCATGAGGCGCTGGACGCGGGGTGGAGCGCCAAAGAGGTGTGGCGGGTGGTCTGTTCGACCATGGAAGTGCCGGAGGACAAGCGCTGA
- a CDS encoding rhodanese-like domain-containing protein yields the protein MSAVDALLERARSELVRVAPREAAAIQEAGGLLVDIRYAELRERDGTIPGALIVERNELEWRLDPTSEHRAPEATHHALPVVVICNEGYASSLAAVSLRQLGLPHATDLAGGFQAWRAAGLEVVRSGGVTETG from the coding sequence CTGAGCGCCGTCGACGCGTTGTTGGAGCGGGCCCGGAGCGAGCTCGTACGAGTGGCACCCCGGGAGGCCGCCGCGATCCAGGAAGCGGGCGGACTTCTGGTGGACATCCGGTACGCGGAACTGCGGGAGCGTGACGGCACGATCCCCGGCGCGCTGATCGTGGAGCGCAACGAACTGGAATGGCGGCTCGACCCGACGAGCGAACACCGCGCCCCGGAGGCGACACATCACGCTCTGCCGGTCGTCGTGATCTGCAACGAGGGCTACGCATCAAGCCTCGCGGCAGTCTCCCTGCGCCAGTTGGGCCTCCCCCACGCCACCGATCTCGCCGGCGGCTTCCAGGCTTGGCGGGCCGCGGGGTTGGAGGTCGTACGGTCGGGCGGAGTGACGGAGACGGGGTGA
- the recA gene encoding recombinase RecA, with translation MAGTDREKALDAALAQIERQFGKGAVMRMGERSKEPVEVIPTGSTALDVALGVGGLPRGRVIEVYGPESSGKTTLTLHAVANAQKAGGSVAFIDAEHALDPEYAKKLGVDTDALILSQPDNGEQALEITDMLVRSGALDLIVIDSVAALVPRAEIEGEMGDSHVGLQARLMSQALRKITSALNQSKTTAIFINQLREKIGVMFGSPETTTGGRALKFYASVRLDIRRIETLKDGTEAVGNRTRVKVVKNKVSPPFKQAEFDILYGHGISREGGLIDMGVDHGFIRKSGAWYTYEGDQLGQGKENARNFLKDNPDLANEIEKKIKEKLGIGAKPQDAAEPGADAAGAASAPATAAPAAKGAKGSKAAAAKS, from the coding sequence ATGGCAGGCACCGACCGCGAGAAGGCGCTCGACGCCGCGCTCGCACAGATTGAACGGCAATTCGGCAAGGGCGCCGTGATGCGTATGGGAGAGCGCTCGAAAGAACCCGTCGAGGTCATCCCCACCGGCTCCACCGCTCTCGACGTCGCGCTCGGCGTCGGCGGCCTCCCCCGCGGCCGCGTCATCGAGGTCTACGGCCCGGAATCCTCCGGTAAGACGACCCTGACCCTGCACGCCGTCGCGAACGCCCAGAAGGCCGGCGGCTCCGTCGCGTTCATCGACGCCGAGCACGCGCTGGACCCCGAGTACGCCAAGAAGCTCGGCGTGGACACGGACGCCCTGATCCTTTCCCAGCCCGACAACGGAGAGCAGGCGCTGGAGATCACGGACATGCTGGTCCGTTCCGGCGCGCTCGACCTCATCGTCATCGACTCCGTCGCCGCCCTGGTGCCGCGGGCCGAGATCGAGGGCGAGATGGGTGACTCCCACGTCGGCCTCCAGGCCCGGCTGATGAGCCAGGCCCTGCGCAAGATCACCAGCGCGCTCAACCAGTCCAAGACCACCGCGATCTTCATCAACCAGCTCCGCGAGAAGATCGGCGTGATGTTCGGCTCGCCGGAGACCACGACCGGTGGCCGCGCCCTGAAGTTCTACGCCTCGGTGCGCCTCGACATCCGCCGTATCGAGACCCTCAAGGACGGCACGGAAGCGGTCGGCAACCGCACCCGCGTGAAGGTCGTCAAGAACAAGGTCTCCCCGCCGTTCAAGCAGGCCGAGTTCGACATCCTCTACGGCCATGGCATCAGCCGCGAGGGCGGCCTGATCGACATGGGTGTCGACCACGGCTTCATCCGCAAGTCCGGCGCCTGGTACACGTACGAAGGCGATCAGCTCGGTCAGGGCAAGGAGAACGCCCGCAACTTCCTCAAGGACAACCCGGATCTCGCCAACGAGATCGAGAAGAAGATCAAGGAGAAGCTCGGCATCGGCGCGAAGCCGCAGGACGCGGCGGAGCCCGGCGCGGACGCCGCGGGTGCGGCAAGCGCCCCGGCCACCGCGGCACCGGCGGCCAAGGGCGCCAAGGGTTCCAAGGCCGCCGCGGCCAAGAGCTAG